The Peribacillus simplex genome contains a region encoding:
- a CDS encoding multicopper oxidase family protein gives MQFKKFVDRLPIPPVIKSRKTTKNNPYVVSMVQTRHQFHQNLPKTKVWAYNGLVPGPTFEVKKDKPIYVKWKNKLPKKHFLPIDTTIHGASHNPEVRTVVHLHGSPSTPASDGHPEAWFTKNFGQTGAEFVTKTYKYPNRERATTLWYHDHALGITRLNVYAGLAGLYLIRDEEEKALPLPKGKYEVPLIVQDKSFNPDGSLLYPAQPSNPSPDLPFPSIVPGFFGETIVVNGKVWPYLNVEPRKYRFRIVNASNSRAYQFQLSNSQSFFLIGTDGGLLERPIEVQSLLVGSAERIDIVVDFSKLQGETIILQNQFELGNPTGDVMAFKVTKPLKGKDNSQVPAILSNIDHIPLTEVKKVRHLTLVETQDEFGRPMLLLDGKEWDDPVTETPLLDSVEIWELENITDGGHPIHLHLVDFLVLERRDSNGNFKQPLPTDFGLKDTVTVNAGETVRIIMRFEPFAGKYVWHCHKLEHEDHDMMRPLTIRKH, from the coding sequence AGAAATTTGTTGATCGACTCCCAATTCCGCCGGTAATCAAATCAAGAAAAACTACCAAAAATAACCCTTATGTTGTAAGCATGGTACAAACACGACATCAATTTCATCAAAATTTGCCCAAAACAAAAGTATGGGCGTATAACGGGTTAGTGCCTGGTCCAACGTTTGAAGTCAAGAAAGACAAACCTATATACGTGAAATGGAAAAATAAATTACCTAAAAAACATTTTTTACCCATCGATACAACGATTCATGGGGCTTCTCATAACCCTGAAGTTCGAACCGTTGTACATTTACACGGAAGTCCGAGTACACCAGCAAGTGATGGACACCCCGAGGCGTGGTTTACCAAAAATTTTGGGCAAACAGGAGCAGAGTTTGTAACAAAGACCTACAAATACCCAAACCGTGAAAGAGCGACCACTCTTTGGTATCATGACCATGCCCTTGGTATCACCCGGTTAAATGTGTATGCAGGTCTTGCAGGGCTTTATTTAATACGCGATGAAGAAGAGAAGGCGCTGCCTCTTCCGAAGGGAAAATATGAGGTACCACTCATCGTCCAGGATAAGTCATTTAATCCAGATGGATCTCTGTTGTATCCAGCCCAGCCAAGCAATCCCTCACCAGATTTACCTTTTCCATCTATCGTTCCTGGTTTTTTTGGAGAAACAATCGTAGTGAACGGGAAAGTTTGGCCTTATTTAAACGTGGAGCCCCGCAAATACAGATTTCGTATAGTAAACGCTTCTAACTCTCGCGCATACCAGTTTCAATTAAGTAATTCCCAGTCTTTTTTTTTAATCGGAACAGACGGGGGGCTTCTTGAACGGCCGATTGAGGTACAAAGTCTACTAGTTGGTTCAGCTGAGCGGATAGACATCGTTGTGGACTTCTCTAAATTGCAAGGCGAAACCATCATCTTGCAAAACCAGTTTGAATTAGGAAATCCTACAGGTGATGTGATGGCATTCAAAGTGACAAAGCCCTTAAAAGGAAAGGACAACAGTCAAGTGCCGGCGATTTTAAGTAATATTGATCATATTCCACTCACAGAAGTCAAAAAGGTAAGACACTTAACTCTTGTGGAGACACAGGATGAATTTGGACGTCCTATGCTTTTGTTAGATGGAAAAGAGTGGGATGATCCAGTGACAGAAACACCTCTACTTGATTCGGTTGAAATATGGGAGCTGGAAAACATAACTGACGGTGGCCATCCAATTCATCTTCACTTGGTGGATTTTCTCGTCCTTGAACGCCGTGACAGTAATGGAAACTTCAAACAACCTCTTCCCACTGATTTTGGCTTAAAAGATACAGTGACAGTCAACGCGGGAGAAACGGTTCGAATCATCATGCGATTTGAACCATTTGCTGGAAAGTATGTATGGCATTGTCATAAGTTGGAGCACGAAGACCATGACATGATGCGACCATTGACCATAAGAAAGCACTAA